From Lytechinus variegatus isolate NC3 chromosome 16, Lvar_3.0, whole genome shotgun sequence, the proteins below share one genomic window:
- the LOC121430399 gene encoding uncharacterized protein LOC121430399, whose amino-acid sequence MNMKIITTLLILGVVVSHVTSARLEQHVDEEDDFGLFLDEQAMDDVLTASWFSKAISDASRWTKKAANDVAGAVKSGCGVVNSLPLNDLMKLREKALLDRGVSEDQAAALYGGYQALKGACQHLG is encoded by the exons atgaatatgaagatCATTACTACTCTGCTTATTCTGGGGGTCGTGGTTAGCCACGTGACCTCTGCCCGCTTGGAGCAGCATGTTGACGAGGAAGATGACTTCGGGCTCT TTCTGGATGAGCAGGCCATGGACGACGTGCTCACTGCTAGTTGGTTCTCTAAAGCCATCAGCGACGCCTCCAGATGGACAAAGAAGGCTGCCAACGATGTAGCCGGGGCAGTTAAGAGCGGGTGTGGGGTCGTCAACTCTCTTCCCTTAAACGATTTGA TGAAACTCAGAGAGAAGGCTCTCCTTGATCGTGGAGTCAGTGAAGACCAAGCTGCCGCCCTCTACGGTGGCTATCAAGCTCTCAAGGGTGCTTGCCAACACCTCGGTTAA
- the LOC121430204 gene encoding uncharacterized protein LOC121430204 produces MTKLITLIFCLIVNAYEAKGISLMQGQEANLIFPYPCNSTEVTLQQSNRRPFYRSTEGPSLSLPANQAQRFQVKNLIVNGSCSLDLTINELMRDDQGTYVLFVYKDGDILGDGIQRIFLEVNCPPKKACCVVDEYYSRGWVTIDCTADAESLPGKIECYQNGLSMPHLTDPAVRGSLLKQNIIIRESQPAFCCYFALNANKSSCECDDTVLFQNEYHGQDSCPNIPITTQISTDHTNMNLKNSKVVSEHPST; encoded by the exons ATGACAAAATTAATTACTTTGATATTTTGTCTCATTGTTAATGCGTATGAGGCTAAGGGAATATCCTTAATGCAAGGTCAAGAAGCCAACTTGATTTTCCCATATCCATGTAATAGTACAGAAGTTACGTTACAACAATCAAACAGACGGCCATTTTACAGATCAACAGAAGGGCCATCTCTGTCTTTGCCTGCAAATCAGGCTCAGCGATTTCAGGTTAAGAATCTGATTGTCAATGGGAGCTGCTCTCTAGATCTTACCATAAATGAGCTCATGAGAGACGATCAAGGAACATATGTTTTGTTTGTCTACAAGGATGGGGACATACTAGGTGATGGTATACAAAGAATTTTCCTAGAGGTAAACTGCCCTCCTAAAAAGGCATGTTGTGTTGTGGACGAATATTATAGTAGAGGATGGGTAACAATAGACTGTACAGCCGATGCTGAAAGTCTTCCAGGAAAGATTGAATGCTATCAAAATGGTTTATCAATGCCTCATTTAACAGACCCTGCTGTGAGAGGCTCTTTATTGAAACAGAATATTATCATCAGGGAATCACAGCCGGCATTTTGTTGCTATTTTGCTTTGAATGCAAATAAATCAAGCTGTGAATGTGATGATACTGTCTTGTTTCAAAATGAATATCATGGACAAGATTCCTGTCCGAACATACCAATTACAACACAAATATCAACAGATCATACAAACATG AATCTCAAGAATAGCAAGGTTGTATCAGAACATCCATCTACATAA
- the LOC121430127 gene encoding leucine zipper putative tumor suppressor 2 homolog, producing MAGNAFHMEVLTKSINELQQEKARNEQKLREVRSKRKALTKKFESSAARHNQLEEKISKLNETLKIAQHKVLQSQTELDGQLNSNTMVQAQVQHIEEAIKDTKEQHTKDIEDFEEHLSQMADKFHRSRHFYTDESLLNEIELMKQKAQELDKEVAAVKTESEKKKQHISELQESLKQTKAKQEEQGLLANVQREVMSMLTAENERIENFRLGLLERKEEVDSVLEKLRQWKPPHEVTQEE from the exons ATGGCCGGAAATGCATTTCATATGGAGGTTCTTACTAAAAGCATCAATGAGCTTCAACAAG AGAAAGCAAGGAATGAACAGAAACTGCGGGAGGTGAGGAGCAAACGGAAAGCCTTGACCAAAAAATTTGAGAGCT CTGCTGCAAGGCATAACCAGTTGGAAGAGAAAATCTCAAAGTTAAACGAGACCTTGAAGATAGCACAACATAAAGTTCTACAATCTCAGACTGAATTGGACGg TCAGCTGAATTCAAATACCATGGTTCAAGCACAAGTACAGCACATAGAAGAGGCAATAAAGGATACCAAAGAACAACACACCAAAGACAT AGAGGACTTTGAAGAACATCTTTCACAAATGGCCGACAAGTTTCATCGCTCAAGACATTTCTAT ACAGATGAGtctcttttgaatgaaattgagCTGATGAAACAAAAGGCACAAGAACTTGATAAAGAAG TGGCAGCTGTAAAGACAGAAAGTGAGAAGAAGAAACAGCACATTTCAGAATTGCAAGAGTCACTCAAACAAACCAAAGCAAAACAGGAAGAGCAAGGACTGTTGGCAAATGTGCAGAGAGAAGTCAT GTCCATGTTGACTGCtgaaaatgagagaattgaGAACTTCAGACTAGGCCTGTTGGAGAGAAAGGAGGAGGTTGATAGCGTTCTGGAGAAGCTTAGGCAGTGGAAACCACCTCATGAAGTCACTCAAGAGGAATGA